Proteins co-encoded in one Candidatus Latescibacterota bacterium genomic window:
- a CDS encoding antibiotic biosynthesis monooxygenase — protein sequence MLVVHVYVYVKPDQVEAFQEATIANARDSVQEPGIARFDVVQQQDDPTRFVLVEVYRTPDDPARHKETAHYQQWR from the coding sequence ATGCTGGTAGTTCATGTGTATGTTTACGTTAAGCCCGATCAAGTCGAGGCATTCCAGGAAGCGACGATTGCCAACGCGCGCGACAGCGTTCAGGAGCCGGGCATCGCCCGATTCGACGTTGTCCAACAGCAGGACGACCCGACCCGTTTTGTTCTGGTCGAGGTCTACCGCACGCCGGATGATCCGGCCAGACACAAGGAGACGGCACATTACCAGCAGTGGCG